Genomic window (Musa acuminata AAA Group cultivar baxijiao chromosome BXJ1-9, Cavendish_Baxijiao_AAA, whole genome shotgun sequence):
ACCGAGAcaataaaaagaagaggaagcacaTCCCCAGTAGGAGGAATATTCCCCTCAATCATAACGTGGTGTAAGGGGTGGGAGAACATCGAGTTAGACTACTTGAGTAACTAGATACACCCAACCGTCATAGTCGTCTGCCCAGCATGCAAAggaaaaggcaaaggggaagacaGTAGCATTAGTCGCACTATTGGAAAAAGTTGAGTTGAATAATGAAATGTCTTCTCAATCGCATTAAACAACATGCTTAGTCTAGAGACATGGTAGCGACATGGACAGTAGTGCCTCAACCAATGATGGTGATCACGCCAAGGAGTCGATGGTCCCGTCGACACAATTTGAGAGTGGTGCATGGATCAAAGAACAATATTTTACACATCATCCAAGATTCGGATCATAGAACTCAAAAGGTATTAGTTAAGTTTATATACAGAAGGAAAAGATAGTGGATTATTCTGAGTAGATACGACAAAGTCTTCACAATGTAAACACAGAgcaaagctcatcgtattcacaatcATCGTATTATGGATAATCTTATGCCAATAACAATACGATAATAGTTGGCCAAACTTAgcagatcagtagtgaaagtagaagttctgaTATTATTCTCTATGCTTCGTACTAATATATGCCACAATTGTACTTGCCTCATGAACTGCCTCGAACATGTGTGATCCACAACGATCAAACTACGACTATCATTATATCGATGCAGCAATGACATACAATATATCAGTATATTATGTTATGGAatcaatttcataattaattcgataaataaatcaaattaatataCAAATTTATAAGATCGAGGACTCCAATTTACCGCCCATGAACCTAAAAGCTTAAGTTGTTTAAAACAAAACCcgataattcaaatcatttctttatacataattaattcaatattaatgaaaGGATGATGCAAAACATATTATAAGATTACTCTTGAAAATCCGAAAAAGATATATACCACTATTCTTtcataatttagattattttactaaatttatatCTATTTTTAACTTTAAAACcctattctaatttttttattttttaaatatttttagagttattttttataatttttaatataccaTAAATATATCCCAACATGCGAAAAATCGATATATCTCAATACATACCATACCAACACATATGATCGATACATTCGTAGGGACCGATTCAGCAATCCTTGACTAAAACTACTGCTTACAGAAGTTTCTTGCttatttttctcataatattGCTAAAAGTATGTTCAACATATTCAATATTAACTTCACTAGTTATAAAACCTTTCGTTTCTGCGATCACGGGTAAAAAAATAGCTGACTTTTTCCTGCAATGTGTCGCAAGTCATATAGAACAGATATAGAGCAAAAACAAAAATTATTACTCATTGAGGCCTAAAAATCAACAAAAATGAAAGGATGAGGCCGTTGTTCCTGCTGATCAAACGAGGGGCACATGTGAGAACCATTACTTGCTCTCCGATTGCTGCTGATTGCCACCACCACCACATCGGACTTGTACCGACATTAAACTATGAAATCACCACACGATTAAAAAGGAACTTCAACCAATTTGGGCAGAAACTACACTAATGTTTGAAAAAGACTGCTCTTCGAAGACTGACCAAAATGCAGCTTGCATCTGTAATATAATCACATAATACATTCTTAAAATTCTTTGTCGCAAGTCTTAGATTCAGCAGTCTATATAAGTTGAGCTTTTTTAAGATCTGAAACAACACTCCGATCTTCGCGTCCTCTTTCATTGTACAATACCTGCCATAAACGGTGAGTTCAGCCACAGCTTGTGTTAAAAATTAGGCAACAAAATGTGTTTCTCTAGCTAAATACTACCTTATCAATGATACCATATTCAACTGCTTCACTAGGACTGAAATATTTCGGACGTCTGATATCTTCCTCGATTTGCTCACGAGATTTTCCTATATGCTTCGAGTATAAGCCAACCTGAACATGTTTGACATCACTTTCAATAATAACAATCAGAAGCATAGTTTCAAAAGCTGTCTTGGAAAACCTAGGACACTAAAAATGCTATTTCAGTATGATGTTGCTTCTCATTCATCCTAGTTGTTATCAGTTTTGCAGAAGTCCATCATATGATCCCACCATAATGAAACCCATTCTCATATGAGCAAACAATCCACTATAATGTTATCAGTTAACGGTGTCATATTGATCGCATTCATGTTTGTATGAACCACTATATACATCACCATATTGGTCAGGAAAAGGAGATGTAACaaagcaaaaaataaaattaaaaaaaaaagcagaatACTTTCCTTTGCAATTTTCATAAAAAAGAATGGTTTCTTTTGGACATGTCAAATGCACTTAGAAAAAAGAAAGTCATGCCTGTGGTGACAAGCATAGATCTTGTTGCAGAAATTGGTTGAGGCAATTTGTTGCATGATTATGAATAGAATAAAGGTAGTCATCTTTTTCCATACATGAAAAGCTGTGTTTTGAGAAAATTTTTGTGAGGCCATGAGAAAGTCACTGTTCTAAGCACACTGACCATAATTTTAGAGAAGGGATTTACTTTTTGATCACTGGTGTCACACCGAGCACCAAATGGACTTCAATGGGGAAAAAAAGTGAGAGAGCCAGGAAAGCGAGCATGCCTCCCCGGAGGAAAGAAGAATGCAGATAAAGGAGAAGCGGATAAAGTTGAGTAGTCCTCCTAAGAACAAGACAAATCCAAGTTACATTTTCTTTCCATCCCTCTCAGACCTGCTACATCAAACAGAATAGTAAGGCTGGTACTTAAACAGCCTCAAGAGCAATCTGGGTCTAAGATTCAACCTTCACTTAAATGTATCCAAATTGGCATTAGAACCAGTCTAGGCTCGGACCAGTAGACATGCACAATTAGGAATGTTCTTAGGAGAAGCTCACTAAAGGAATCTCCAGGTGAAATATTTGGAAGCAGAACCATCTACCATGATGGATATGCAGTTTCAAATAGTAAAATAGTAACAAGCAAGCATCTGAAGCATTAATTTGGATTATTTTCACATTAAAACCAAGAACAAATTTTTAACTGTGTAGGAGTAGATTGACTAAATTGGCTATTATATATTTGCAAAAGGACTTCTTACGAACATTGATATATGACTTGTACCACTAAATGGAGTAAGGATGTGAACCCCATCATTTTTAGTATAGCTTTCTAAGAATGTTTTAGTGCTGTTATCATTGAAGTGAAGGCACAGTCAGGCACTAACTTCTCTTGGAGCCTAGAGAGAAGTACAAAGCCAAACATATCCGTTTGAAGTAATGCATTGAATATGAATAACAATGATCCATATTTTCCAAACTGAAGTACTACTAGAATTGAGATGTAATCAATCAAAAAAAAATTGGCTAACTAGTTCAAAGGAGGTTAAATACTTTGAAAAGACAAAGGTGGAGAACAAGAAGGAAGCAACAGAAAATCAATACATCAATAATAGAggaaaaaagagagaggagaagaacACAACAACAGATGGATATGTTAAATCCAAATTGTTCAGTTTTAGCTTCCTTTTCAATGAAGAAAATTCTCCATATATATCAGGTTCTTTTCCTTgacgaaaaataaaattttatacgtCATGGAAACAAATTCAATGTCATTTGTAATCAGGCACTTACTGGCTTCATTGTAATGGCTTAAAGAAGTTTGGTTAAGTAATAACTTAAGACATCTACCAACTCAAGAAGAAAATCACTAACAAATGCCAAGATATAaaaaacaaagataaataacaacatatataaaatgataaagcaCCTAATACAGTGCATGAGAAATGATAATATCAAGCAATCAACCAAAACCACAATTTTATAAATCCAGGATTCCAAAGAATAACTTTTAAATGACCTAAACAAACTTATTGCACATCATCTGGAAGATTCTTTAAAATCGGAAATGAATGGTGTTATTCAGTTTCATTAGCAAAAGAGCGAACCCATACCAATTCAGCCTTCAcatttcttatttcttttcttGCAAGTTCAACATCTGTAGCTTGACCTTGAAATCTTGCAATAGGCTGTTTCAATAGGAGCATAATTTAGATAATATCAGTAAGAATTTATAGATCTAATCAACAAATAACGCAAAGAAAGAAAAGGCAACTACTTTGGTCTAAAAAGAAGATATACAATATAAAAGCCAAATATACCACAGTTCACTGAAATGTAGTGACATAAAATTACAGAATGGTGAATTTACCTGCTTTATCATTATTGTTGATGACGGTAGAGCAGCACGGTTTCCTTTAGAACCAGCAGCCAAGAGTAGTGCAGCTTCTCCCCAAGCATTGCCAACACACAGTGTGAAGATTGGCGgtttgacataactatattttgagGGAAGAAATACATTGAATTATATTAAGCACATTACAACTGATATCATTCTGCCTGATTTGCAAATTTTCATTAATCCCCATCTGAACATGAAAAGGACTGCAGTATAATCATGATAATCATAAAGTTATAAAGTAGAGAAGAAACAAGTAGAGGTAACAAAACAATTCTTTCAAAATTTCATTGCAGCAAGAAATCAAATCTTGATCTGTTACCAATTTCATCAACTGGTATATCAGACTATACCGCCTCGTATTCGCAAACAAAAAAATCAACCTATATGCTCTACCCTTGGATGGAGCCGACAGATCCATGCCAGTCCATAACTGGATTTGCATGTCAACAAGACTATGGTGACTTTCAGAAATTTGAACTACTTTGAGGTAATAGAATAATTCCGATTTGCAACATTGCTCTCATCAATAAGTTATATTAGTTGTACAGTGATAAGAGTATTACTGCAGCAGTCTTGAATCATCACAGGTATTCAAACACACATCTACCATGATATTAGGGTCTATCGCCTTTTTAGTTATAAGCCCTTACTTTCATAAAGCATTAAAGACATCTTCCCTCATCAAAGAATTTGTAAGAAAAAGCAACTATTTAACTCTTGGGTAATATGCACTTAATCACATATAGTCAGCAGACTCAAAAGTAACATGAACAGATAAGTCAACATAGTTCAAATAACATGAGTGAAGGCAGTAACCTCATGACATCGTAAATTGCAAAAGCCTCTGTCTCATAGCCCAATTTCTCCCCACCCTAGAGAATTGACATAAAAATAGGGTAAGTTATAGGAAGATTGTTTTTTATCATAAGTCAGCTTGTATCTTGTGTCACAATCCTAAATGTGGTGCAAAAAAATAAAGCACAGATACCAACTGGAGTCACCCTAGGGAAACACAAAGTCTTGAAAGAAATTCTGCAACAATATGCTTCCATTTTCCACATGCTTCTGCTACATAGCAACTTGTGTTGAGTTAAAAGTGATAGAAATTAACATCTTAGCTAAACTGGAAACTTCATTTACACATGTGTCTCAAACAGATAACTGCTGCATATGTTATTAGTGATATGGAGATAACATGACTGCAGGTTTTAAAATCCACTGACACACATGTAGCTCAAACAGATAACTGCAGCATCCATATGTGAATCCAACAATTAAGTTTCACAGGCCATTATAATCCCTCAATTATAATGGTTAAATATAGTATACAGCTAACAGATAAACAAAGAAATACACATATTACATAACTTTTCTAATATTCAATCTACCAAATACCATGTATCAGAAATTCAGGGATTATAACGTGTAAAATGTTATCCTCACAAATAAAAAAGGTAAATAAAAATGTGATCATTAATAGGGGAAAGAACAACTAGCCTTTGTTGTTCCAGTGGAATTTATGTATAGGTAAATGGGCTTTTCTACGTCTTCATATTGAAGGTAAAGAAATTCTGCCATCATCAACTCTGTCACTGATGGAACAAGAGACATGCCCAAATATACAATTCGATTTTTGTACAAGTAAGAAGCGAGATCAGGAGGTGGTTGCTCCCAAGCATTTCCTCTCAAGAAAGGAATAACCTGTCGATAAGTAAAAACAAAATGAAGGGTTATGAACATTTCAAAATGATAATTAGTCATCAAACAGCAAAAAGAATACAATCAAATATCAATCGTGGACATTATAGCATTCAAAAGCAAGCGATGATATGACAGCAATATCCAacagtttgaaaaagaaaataagaatGCAATACCTGAAAAAAGGACAGCCTAGTGCATGAAGGTAAAGTCAGTGCGAGGTGTCAAGGAGATCAGTCTATACAGTCTTACCCTTGCGACAAAGATATCTACTAACTGTTGATGTGATTAAAAAAATctgcatgataaaataattactaATACTAAGACCATAGGGTGTGTGTCCAGTGAATTTCGCATAACTATAAAACTCCTTAAAGGATCAATCTaaagctcttttcttattgataATGAATGAATATGCTAAAATAAAGTGGTTAAAGTGGAGAGGGGTGTCGAGGGTTTGGTGTAACAATCGTGTATCCCTTAGACCAAACAAAAATTTTATATGACTATTATAATTGACTTTGTTTTTCTCCTACAGATATCTCAACATGTGGTTACCCTCTTAGAATTCTTTTGCATTGTGATGTCCATGCTATTACTTCATTCTCAGATAGTTCAGTCACAAAATGCAAATTGACAAAGAAACATTCCGATTCACTCGTTGATAAAGTGGTTGACTTCCAATATAAAATTACAATATCTGAGCTAATGATCTTTTAGAACAAATAATCTCGGTAGCAAACACCAGATTCTGTGGACAGACAGATAAAATCCATTTTTGTTAGAACGTTTCAGATATCGGCTTCGCTTCAAGTTCACCAGATGAAGGGGACCATAACATCACTCAGAACTGGCAAAATAAATCAACATAAAGAAATAAGGAAAATTTTCAACAaaacaaatgcaaaaaaaaaaaaaaactgaataaGAAGAGAAACGAAACAATTAGGGAAAAGAAGCAActtttcttcttctattggttaccATGGTAACGACACCCCTTGTGGGTCGGCGGCCAGTGGATACGACCGGCAGCTTCAGCGACGGAACCCTAATCTTAAGCCCATTGAAGTCGCCGTGAACGCTACCGCAGACAAAAGGGGAGGAAACGAGGCTGCTGCCGAGGGAACAAGACCTCGAGGAGGAGGCCACCGGGGGCCGGCCGAAAGCCGCTCTCTTCGGTGCCCACCTGCCGCTGCCCTGCGATCTGGGAGAGATGGAGAGCATTTGGGGAGAGTCGGCGGAGACCAATCGTTGCGAGGACAAGGCGACTTCCATGGCCCCTATCTTGCTCTCTCCCTGCAGGGGACGGATAAAGGGCAGAAGCGACGAGCGTGGGCCTCTTCTTTCTCGTGGGCCTCTTCTTTCGCGTGGGCTCGTCGCTGGCCCTATGGATACCCAATCTTAAAGTTTGATGACCTAATGACTAATGACAAAATTGCGAACGCAAACTATATATAATTTCGTGTTTGATATTTTGCTTTGTAGAAATCAACATTTGGGCGTCGCGTGCGGCGGAGGAAACGAGGGCGAGCGTCCGTCCGTGGCGAAAGCCGACAGCCAATTCGCCCAACCCCTCAAAGTTTAATCGTGCTTCCCCCTCGTCCCTCGTCCCTCGTCCCTCTAGAGTTCCGATGGCCGACGAGGACGTCTCGGGGAGCCACACCGACGGCTCCTCCATCACTTCGAGCTCCGATGGCGATCACGAGGATCCGATGGAGCTAAAGCCAATGACCGCAGTGGTACCTTCTTCTCTTGCGATAAGTTATCATGTAATTGGAATGCAGTCTTCCCAGGTCATAGTATCCAGGAAACCTGTTTCCCACTCGACTCCACCGTAAGACGAATCAGTTCTATTCTCTCAACTTATATCAGGACTCTGTCAATTATTAGAGAATCCATAGTTGACATTTACACCAAATTCATgcctttatacatatatataattgctCCAACTATTGATTGATGAAGGTGAAATAAATCATCACAGGAGAAGTAGCTATAGTTTTCAGCTTCTTTCTTCTGGGTTGTTTCTCAAATTGCTTCTCCCAGCCTGGTAACAGTGGTCTGTAATATATTACTAAaggacgagagaagggaggagatTACTGAAAACATCTGGAGCAGTTCTTCAATATGCTCATTTATGTTGATGGTGATTTATACAGTCATTCATATTGACAACACTCACCCTGAGTGTAAATCTGTAAATCCACTGTTTCACTCGAGAGAAGTGACAAGATGGATCGCTTAAACAAGCTGTTCTACACCTGCCTGTTAGTTCAATTTAATATGAGTTCATCTCTTATCAGGTACTAGAGCAGAGTTGTTGGACCATGATTGTGGCACTAATTCCTTATCTAATTATTTATAGGGTGTAAAGCGTTTATGTTCAGAGCTCCTTGCGATAAAGAAGGCATCGGATGAGGACTTGAATAGAAATGTCTACTCATGTTATTCAGCCTTTGTTAGGTAAATGTCCCTGCTTAATTAATTCATGGATCAATCGGTTTATCGTGTTTTGTTTAAGTATTTTCTCATGTGCTCCGACTTCGTAGGAACAAAATTTGGTTGGCTTCTGGCATTCAAAAATTGgtcaatttatattttataataaacctAACAAAAGTTTTCAGTTCTAATGTAGTTTGCTGCTTTGTAGTACTAAGTTAAGGTATGTCTAGCATTTACCCAACAGAAAAATTAGAGACCTTTTCTTGTTAAATGTTGGATTTGAGGAATTAATTCATGCTCCAAGTTGTCCTAACATTTTGCTTTTGATGTTCATATGGAAGAATCTGACCTCAAAAAGAAAGAGGATGTAGCCAACTTGTCCTAATTCTGAATGAAAAATAAAGGGCATTCCAATATATGAATCCAATCACATTCAGGTGGACTCCAAATGATTTGGTAGAAGAAAAGCGGGGTGTGAGCCCATTGATTTGCCACCTCGCAATTTTCAAAGCAATCTTTATCTACTTTGACCATTGTAATTAGCTTTCGATGAACATTGGCTTAATTGTAAGAGGTGATAACACTTGATGGTTTCTGAATTTTATGGAGGGATCAACAGTTTCTTTCAGCTCATGTGGTAGATTGTTGCTATCAAGAAGAGGATTCTAATCACAACCAATATGTTCTGATGTTGAGAGACCATCCAAGTT
Coding sequences:
- the LOC103998861 gene encoding ATP-dependent Clp protease proteolytic subunit-related protein 4, chloroplastic, encoding MEVALSSQRLVSADSPQMLSISPRSQGSGRWAPKRAAFGRPPVASSSRSCSLGSSLVSSPFVCGSVHGDFNGLKIRVPSLKLPVVSTGRRPTRGVVTMVIPFLRGNAWEQPPPDLASYLYKNRIVYLGMSLVPSVTELMMAEFLYLQYEDVEKPIYLYINSTGTTKGGEKLGYETEAFAIYDVMSYVKPPIFTLCVGNAWGEAALLLAAGSKGNRAALPSSTIMIKQPIARFQGQATDVELARKEIRNVKAELVGLYSKHIGKSREQIEEDIRRPKYFSPSEAVEYGIIDKVLYNERGREDRSVVSDLKKAQLI